In the Armatimonadota bacterium genome, CGCGGGTCCACCACGGGCCCGAGCAGGTGGCGCTGCTGGTGGGCGCCCAGCGCCAGTTCCTGCAGGACCACCTGGGTCAGTGGGTGCCGGTGCTGGCCCGGGTCGTGCAGGCCCAGGCGCCGGGCCCCTACGCCCGGGTGCTGGCCGCGCTGGCGACGTGGGTGACCGCCGACGCGACGCGGATGGGCGCCACGCTGGCGCCGGACCCTGCGCTCGTGCCACCGGACGATGCGCCGGCCCCCGACGACGACCGTACCGCGTGCGGGATCGCGCGCTGTCCGCTGGAGGTGCCACCGTGACCACGCAGACGCCGGCGATCCGCTACCAGGCGGACCTGGTGGAAGCGGTGGTGCAGCGCGAGCTCGCGCGCCGCCAGCAGGCCGGCGAGGACGACTGGTTCGTACGGTACCGCAGCGCCGCCGACCGCCTCTACATCCTCCACCCGGACCCCCAGCCCCGCGCGGCGGCGTTCCAGCGGCTGCACGCCGAGTTCTTCGAGGCGCTGGGGTGCGGACGCCCCATCCTCGATGCGGTGGCCCGCGCCCGCCTGCCCTGCGCGATCGTACTGGTCGCCCGGGCGCGAACGCCGGACGAGGAGCAGGCCGACCTCTCTGCCGACCGCAGCACCGTTGGCCTGCGCATCATGGCCACGCGGTTCGGCACCCCGGAGCTGGAGCGGCTGCTGGACCACGAGCTGGGGCACGTCGCCGACATCCTGGACCCCGCCTTCGCCTACGGTCAGCTGGCAGACGACAGCCCTGCGGTCCGGGGCGCGGCAGGCATCCGGTTCGGGGTGTTGTGGTCCTGCGCGGTCGACGGGCGCACGGCCCGCAGCGGGCGCCAGCCGCTGCGCACGCAGGAAGAGTACGAGCAGGCACTCCGGGACCTGTTCCCGATGGTCGCACCGGACGGCGCGCGTGCGGTCGTCGCCCGGCTGTGGGACGGCCCGCGGCCCCCGTACGGGACGCTGGTGCGCTTCGCGTGCGACCCCGGGGCGCTGGCGGCGTGGTGCGGCGTCCCGGTGGCCACGACCGCGACGCCGCTGCCGGGCGCGCCCTGCCCGCTGTGCAGGTTCCCCACCTACGCCTGGGCGGAGGTACCGCCGCAGATCGCCGCGCAGATCGCGGAGGAGTTTCCTGCCTGGACGCCGGCAGCCGGCGCCTGCGAGCGGTGCGTGGAACGCTACCTCGTGATAGCAGAACTGGGAGGCGCAGGATGAAGCCCTGCAGGCTCGTGGTCGTGGGACGCGGCGTCAGGGGCATCGCGGACACGCCGGTCGGAGGCTTTAGGGGCCGGCCCGTGGCAGCCGGAAGCAGACGCCGGATCGTCGGCACCAGGCTGGCAGCCGCCGCAACCAGGCTCGTGGGTGTCGGCGTGGTCGGGACGGTGGTCCTGGCGGCGGCGCTCCTGTCCGCGATCGGACAGACGCAGCGGCCGCCGATCACGGTGCGCTTCACCACGGCCCGGGTCCCGGTCGACCCGGCGGCCGCCGCCATGGTCTTCGCGCAGGCCGAGGAGCGGGCGATCCCGCTGGTGGCCCAGACCGTGGTCAAACCCTTTGGCGGCGGCGCCGTGCAGGAACTGCGCGTGCGGGCCCTGCACGACGGCCGGATGGTCTACTGGATGCTGTACTGGGCCGATGCCACGCCCGACCGGATGCCCCCGCGCACGACCGCCTTCACCGACGCGGTCGCCCTGCAGTTCCCGGTGCGCTACGAACCCGGCCGCCTGCCCAGCCCCATCATGGGCGAGGCGACGCGCCCCGTGAACATCTGGCAGTGGAAGGCGGCCTGGCAGGACGATCTCACGCGCGGCCGCGACGTGCGCATCGCCTTCCCCCACATGTTCGTGGACTACTACTACGACGTGCACCTGGCGACGACCGCGCGGGCACGTGCGGGCTTCAACGCCGGCGTGGCCGCCGGGAACCCGATCTCGCAGCTGCGGCGGACCTCAGCCGCCGAGGACCTGGTGGCCTGGGGCTACGGCACCCTGGCGCACCAGCCACGGCAGGACGTGGTCGGGTTCGGCCGCTGGCGGGCCGGCCGGTGGACGGTCGTCCTGGCCCGTGCGCTGACGACGCCCGACGGGATGGACGCCCAGTTCCAGCCCGGCGGCCCCACGCTCGTCAACTTCGCCGTGTGGGACGGGGGCCATGGCGAGCGCAACGGGCAGAAGAACGTGACCCTCTTCTGGTGGGACGTCCGCCTGGACCCGATCCGGTGACGCAACGTCAGGCCCACGGGCGCAGGTCGGTTGGGATCGGGCGGCCGCCCGATTGCACCTGGGGGCAGTCTTCCCTAGACAGAAGGTACACGGATGACGACGCGGACGGCACACCGCGGGCAGCACCGGGCGTGCGCGGTCGCTGCAGCGCGCGTTCCCCGACATAAGGGACACGGATGACGACCCGGGATCTCGCTGCGGCAGACCACCGTACCGGCGCCTTCGTCTTCGCGCGGGCACCGGTGATGCTCTACTGGGAGGTCACGCAGGCCTGCGACCTGGCCTGCCGCCACTGTCGGGCCGACGCGATGCCCGACCGACACCCCCAGGAACTGGACACGGCGGCGGCGCGGACCTTCCTGGCTCAGATCCGCGACTTCGGCGAGCCCTTGCCCCACCTGGTGATCACCGGCGGTGACCCGCTGAAGCGGCCCGACCTGGACGACCTGATCGCGCATGCCCGCGAACTGGGCCTGCCGGTCTCGCTGGCGCCCAGTGCCACGCCCCTGCTCACGCCACAGCGCCTGCGCCGGCTGCGCGAGGCAGGGATCATGGGCTTGAGCCTCAGCCTGGATGGCGCGACCGCCGGGCGGCACGACGCGGTGCGGGGCCTCTCGGGCACGTTCGACCACACACTGGCCCTGGCCCGCGCGGCGACAACCCTGGGCCTGCCCCTGCAGGTGAACACGCTGGTCAGCACCGAGACCCTGGCGGATCTACCGGCGCTGTTCGACCTGGTCCGCAGCCTGCGCGTCCACCGCTGGAGCCTGTTCCTGCTGATCGAGGTGGGGCGGGGACGGCTGCTGCGGGGCATCACGCCCGCCCAGGCCGAGACGCTCTGCCACTGGGTGGTTACCCGAGCCCAGGAGGCACCGTTCGCCATCGCCGCCACCGAGGCGCCGTTCTACCGCCGGGTGGCGGTGCAGCGCCTGCGCCGGGCCGGCGCCGGCGACCGGACGATCGCCACCACACCGGTGGGCCGGTCGTTCGGCATCCGCGATGGGAACGGGATCGCGTTCGTGTCCTGGCGCGGCGACGTGGCGCCGTCGGGCTTCCTGCCGGTGCGCGCCGGCTCGGTGCGCCACGACTCCATCGTGCACCTCTACCGGCACGCGCCGCTCTTCGTACGGTTGCGGGATCCCGACGGGTTCCGCGGCAAGTGCGGCTACTGTCCGTTCCGGTACCTCTGCGGTGGCTCGCGCGCCCGGGCGTTCGCCCACACGGGCGACTACCTGGCCTCGGACCCGCTGTGCGTGTACGAGCCGCCGCCACCGGCCGCGCAGGGCGACGCAGGATAACGCGGCTCAACCTCACGCGCCGCGTCCAGGCGCGCGCCGACCACAGGCATCGTGCGCACGGCGGACAGGCTGCCGGTCGCCGCGTCCACGCGCGCGCAGCCCGCGCAGGGTAACGCGGTCGTCCTCTACGCGGCCCGGCCCTTCTTCCCGAAGTACCGGTCGTACAGGCGCAGGAGCTTCTGCCCTTCGCGCTTCGCCTGCTCCCAGGCGTCCCGGAACTCCCAGGCCGTCGTCTGGGCCTCCTCCAGGGCGCGGCGGTGTGCCCGGGCGGCGTGGGCGGCCACCTGACGCAGTTGCTGCCGCTCGCGGCGCAGGCGCTCGCGCTCGCGGTCCAGGATCTCACGGTGCAGGTCGAGGGCACGCAGGGACGCGGCGCGCACGGCGCGCAGCGCGCGACGGTGTTCGGAGAGCACGGCGTCACCTCCCGCGCCCACCGTAGCGGGCCACCCCCGCCACGCCCATCGGGCGCCCGCCCGATCTCGGCCGCACAATCTGCGACGGAACGTCCCGGCGAGAATCGGGCGCCCGCCCGATTGTGACGTCCGCGCGGGGCACGTAGCGTCGAAGGCGACGAACAGTGCGGATTCATCCGATTCGATGCAGCTGAGCCGCGCCAGCCAGTTTGCCCTCCGCGCCGCCCTGGACCTCGCGGTCCACGGCCCGGGGCGGACTGCCGAGATCGCCCGCCGCCGCGGCATCCCGCCGGCGGCCGCGGCCAAGGTGGTGCAGGCCCTGGTGCGAGGCGGTGTGGTGCGCACCGCGCGGGGCGCGGGCGGCGGCGTGCGGCTGGCCCGCGCGCCGGGCGAGATCACGCTGCGCGACGTCGTGGAGAGCGTGGAAGGGCCCACGGCCGTCGCGCGGTGCCTGGTGTGGGACGACTGCCCGTGCGTGCAGCCCTGTCCCGTGCGGCTGGCGCTGGCTCGCCTGCAGACCGAGATGGACGCCCTGCTGGCGCGCACGACCCTGGCCGACCTCGCTGCCGACGCGCGGCGGCTCGAGGAGGCACGGAGCGCCGGGGCGGTCGTCGATCGTCACGGGGACAGACGTACACCCCACACGGCCGTGCGCACGGCCGAATCTCCCGGGAGGTGAGGAGACGATGAAACGCACGACCACAGCCATCGCCGTGGTGGTGGCCGCGGTGCTGATCGTGGGCGCGTACCTGGCCGGAGCGCGCTCCGCGGCGCGGTACGCGGCCTTCGCCGACGCCAGCGAGATCGCCGCCGCCCGCGGGCTCCAGCCCGCCGAGGTGGCCAGCGCGGTTCGCAGCTTCGTGCCGCCGGGCAAGGCCGACGAGTACATCATGTTCTCGTCCGGCGGCCACTCCGGGCAGGTGCTGGTCATCGGCCTGCCCTCCATGCGGCTGCTGAAGGTCATCGGGACGTTCGCCACCGAGCCGTGGCAGGGCTTCGGCTACGGCGCCGACTGGAGCGAGCGGGTGCTGGACGAGGGGACGGCCAACGGGGAGGCCACCGGCCGCCTGACCCCGCGCTTGACCTGGGGCGACACGCACCACCCGGCCCTCTCGGAGACCAACGGCGAGTACGACGGCCGCTGGCTCTACATCAACGACCGCGCCAACGGCCGGATCGCCATGATCGACCTGCGCGACCTCAAGGTCAAGCAGATCGTCCAGATCCCCAACATGCAGACCTCCCACGGCGGCGTCTTCGCCACGCCCAACACCGACTACGTGCACGTCTCCAGCAAGATCCCCACGGTGTGGGGCGGCGGCTACGCGCCGCTGGAGCAGTACCGGGAGCGGTACCGGGGCGTCTCGGCGTGGCTGGCCGTGGACAAGCAGACGGGCCGCATCGACCTGTCGCGCTCGTTCCAGATCGAGCTGCCCCCCTACAACCAGGACCTGGCCGACGCCGGCAAGCTGGCCAGCGACGGGTGGGGGTTCATCAACTCGTACAACACCGAGATGGCCACCGGCGGCAACATGGAGGGCAAGCCCGCCATCGAGGCCGGGGCGTCCAAGAACGACTTCGACTTCCTCCACATCATCAACTGGAAGAAGGCCGAGGAGGTCGTCCGGGCCGGCAAGGCCGAGATGCGCAACGGCATCAGGGTCATCCCGCTCAAGACCGCGGTGGCCGAGGGGATCCTCTACTTCGCCCCCGAGCCCCGGAGTCCCCACGGCGTGGACGTGGCGCCCAACGGGCGGTACATCGTGGTCTCGGGCAAGCTCGACCCCCACGTCACCGTCTACGACATCGAGAAGATCAAGCAGGCCATCGCCCAGAAGAACTTCGAGGGCACCGATCCGTTCGGCGTGCCGATCCTGAAGTTCGACGCCGTGGTGGCCGGGCGCGTGGCCGTGGGCAACGGTCCGCTCCACACCCAGTTCGACGACAAGGGCTACGCCTACACCAGCCTGTTCATCGACAGCGCGGTGGCCAAGTGGACCCTGGGCGAGCCCTACTTCACCGGCGACCGGGCCTTCAAGCTGGTGGACAAGGTCTCGGTCCACTACAACATCGGCCACCTGGCCACGGCCGAGGGCGACACCGTGAGCCCCGACGGGAAGTACCTGGTGGCGCTCAACAAGTGGTCGATCGACCGTTACCCGGTGCTGGGCCCGCTGCACCCGCAGAACTTCCAGCTGGTGGACCTCACCGGGCAGAAGATGCGGGTCGTCTACGACATGCCCATCCCGAACGCCGAGCCCCACTACGCCCAGATCATCAAGGCCGACAAGCTCAAGCCCTGGGCGGTCTACCCGGTGGGCACCGACATCCGCACCATGCAGCGCAGCCCCTACGCCACCGCGCGGGGCAAGGAGCGCATCGAGCGCCGGGGCTCCACGGTCGAGGTGTGGATGACCGCAGCCCGCAGCAACTTCCGCCCCGACATCGTGCGGGTGAAGAAGGGCGACACGGTCATCCTGCACATCACCAACACCGAGACGATCCGGGACGCGACCCACGGGTTCGCCATCCCGGAGTACAACGTGCAGATGAGCATCGATCCGGGCGAGACCGTCACCGTCCGGTTCGTCGCCACCAAACCCGGCGCGTTCTCGTACTACTGCACCGAGTTCTGCTCGGCCCTCCACCTGGAGATGCAGGGGTGGCTGCTGGTGGAACCCTGAGGGGCAGATGCGCACGACCCGTTGCGTCACGTCAGGCCTGCAGTCCCCTCCGGCGGGCGTCCCCGCCGGGGGCGGCTGACGCGGCGCCGCGCACGGAGGGGAGGAGCGCGGGCGCGCTCCTCCCCTCGCGGCCGAGGGTGCCGCTGAGGCGAGACCAGACGCCGGCGGGGAACGCCCGGATCGTGCCCGCCGCCTCGACCGACCGAGGGGGCAACCGAGGATGCCGACGACACGACGACGGTTCCTGATCCTGGCCACCGGGGCGGCCGGCGCCGCACTGACCCCGGCGCTGTGGGCGCTGTTGGGCCGTGCCGACGGCACCGGGCCGCCGCAGATCCGCTACGGGGTGGACCGCTGCCAGGCGTGCGGCATGCTCATCGCCGACCCGCGCTTTGCGGCCGCCGCACGGATCGGCGCGAGCGTCCGGCGCTACGACGACATCGGCTGCCTGGTGCGCGACGCCGGCGATCTGCTCGCCGCGGAGCGCGCGGTGGCCTGGGTGCACGACCTGCCCAGCGAGCGCTGGCTGGAGGCGTCCCGTGCGTGGTACGTCCGCTCCCCTACCCTGCGCACCCCCATGGGGTACGGCCTGGCGGCCTACGCCGACCGCGGCGCCGCCCGGCAGGCACACCCCACCAGGCCGGTGCAGTCGTTCGCCGACCTCCTGGCGGCCCGCCACGAGGTGACGTCGTGACGCGACAACTGTCCGACGCCATGCCGACGCCGCTGGCGACGCGTCTGGTGGTCGCCGGCGTTGCCCTGGCGCTGCTGGTAACGGGTGCCCTGCTACCGCTGTGGCGCATGACGCTCCACGCCCCGCAGTACCCGCAGGGGCTGCGCCTGGTGATCGACGGCCGTGGGGTGCACGGGGACGTGGACGAGATCAACGCCCTGAACCACTACATCGGCATGCGCCCGCTGCCCGGCGGGCGGCAGCCCGTGCTCTACCGCGGCGAGGACGACGAACGGGACGAGCGGGGCGAACCGGGCCGGGGCGCGCCGATCCCCGAGCTGGCCCTGTTCTTCCCCGCGGTGGGCCTGCTGGCAGCGGGCATCGTCCTGAGCGCCGTGCTGCCCTCGCGGTGGCTGCGGTGGCTGGTCGTCGCTGGCGCGTGGGCCCTGCCCGTCGTCTTCCTGGCCGACCTCCAGGCGCGGCTGTACGTCTACGGGCACACGCTCGACCCGCACGCGGCGATCCGCCTGCCGCTGTTCACCCCGCGGGTGCTGGGTCCGACGTCGGTCATGAACTTCAACGTCACCGCGCTGCCCGGCGCGGGGTTGGTCCTCCTGGTCCTGAGTGCGCTGATCCTCACGTGGGGCCCGCGCGTCCACCTGCGCCCCCCGGCCAGACCCGCTGCCCGACCGCTGGCAGCAGTGGTGGGGCTGGTCGGCGCCGCAGTGGTGCTGACCGCCATGCCCGCGCGCGCGGCGACGTTCGACCTGGCCGCAGCGGTCGCCGCAGCGCCTCCCGGTGCCGTCGTCGAGGTGCCCCCGGGCGTCTACCCCGGGCCGCTGCGCCTGACCCGTCCCGTGACGCTGCGAGGCCGCGGCTGGCCGGTGATCGACGGCGGGCGGCGCGGGCACGTCGTGGTCGTCGCCGGCCCCGACGTGCACCTGGAGGGCTTCGTGATCCGCGGGAGCGCCCTGGCCTACAGCAGCGAGGCCGCCGGGGTGGTCGTCGAGGGTCCGCGGGCGGTGGTGCGCGGGAACCGGATCGTGGACGTGCTGTTCGGCCTCT is a window encoding:
- a CDS encoding ethylbenzene dehydrogenase-related protein, translated to MAAGSRRRIVGTRLAAAATRLVGVGVVGTVVLAAALLSAIGQTQRPPITVRFTTARVPVDPAAAAMVFAQAEERAIPLVAQTVVKPFGGGAVQELRVRALHDGRMVYWMLYWADATPDRMPPRTTAFTDAVALQFPVRYEPGRLPSPIMGEATRPVNIWQWKAAWQDDLTRGRDVRIAFPHMFVDYYYDVHLATTARARAGFNAGVAAGNPISQLRRTSAAEDLVAWGYGTLAHQPRQDVVGFGRWRAGRWTVVLARALTTPDGMDAQFQPGGPTLVNFAVWDGGHGERNGQKNVTLFWWDVRLDPIR
- a CDS encoding Rrf2 family transcriptional regulator, with protein sequence MQLSRASQFALRAALDLAVHGPGRTAEIARRRGIPPAAAAKVVQALVRGGVVRTARGAGGGVRLARAPGEITLRDVVESVEGPTAVARCLVWDDCPCVQPCPVRLALARLQTEMDALLARTTLADLAADARRLEEARSAGAVVDRHGDRRTPHTAVRTAESPGR
- the nosZ gene encoding Sec-dependent nitrous-oxide reductase, with the translated sequence MKRTTTAIAVVVAAVLIVGAYLAGARSAARYAAFADASEIAAARGLQPAEVASAVRSFVPPGKADEYIMFSSGGHSGQVLVIGLPSMRLLKVIGTFATEPWQGFGYGADWSERVLDEGTANGEATGRLTPRLTWGDTHHPALSETNGEYDGRWLYINDRANGRIAMIDLRDLKVKQIVQIPNMQTSHGGVFATPNTDYVHVSSKIPTVWGGGYAPLEQYRERYRGVSAWLAVDKQTGRIDLSRSFQIELPPYNQDLADAGKLASDGWGFINSYNTEMATGGNMEGKPAIEAGASKNDFDFLHIINWKKAEEVVRAGKAEMRNGIRVIPLKTAVAEGILYFAPEPRSPHGVDVAPNGRYIVVSGKLDPHVTVYDIEKIKQAIAQKNFEGTDPFGVPILKFDAVVAGRVAVGNGPLHTQFDDKGYAYTSLFIDSAVAKWTLGEPYFTGDRAFKLVDKVSVHYNIGHLATAEGDTVSPDGKYLVALNKWSIDRYPVLGPLHPQNFQLVDLTGQKMRVVYDMPIPNAEPHYAQIIKADKLKPWAVYPVGTDIRTMQRSPYATARGKERIERRGSTVEVWMTAARSNFRPDIVRVKKGDTVILHITNTETIRDATHGFAIPEYNVQMSIDPGETVTVRFVATKPGAFSYYCTEFCSALHLEMQGWLLVEP
- a CDS encoding TIGR04053 family radical SAM/SPASM domain-containing protein, which gives rise to MTTRDLAAADHRTGAFVFARAPVMLYWEVTQACDLACRHCRADAMPDRHPQELDTAAARTFLAQIRDFGEPLPHLVITGGDPLKRPDLDDLIAHARELGLPVSLAPSATPLLTPQRLRRLREAGIMGLSLSLDGATAGRHDAVRGLSGTFDHTLALARAATTLGLPLQVNTLVSTETLADLPALFDLVRSLRVHRWSLFLLIEVGRGRLLRGITPAQAETLCHWVVTRAQEAPFAIAATEAPFYRRVAVQRLRRAGAGDRTIATTPVGRSFGIRDGNGIAFVSWRGDVAPSGFLPVRAGSVRHDSIVHLYRHAPLFVRLRDPDGFRGKCGYCPFRYLCGGSRARAFAHTGDYLASDPLCVYEPPPPAAQGDAG
- the nosD gene encoding nitrous oxide reductase family maturation protein NosD yields the protein MTRQLSDAMPTPLATRLVVAGVALALLVTGALLPLWRMTLHAPQYPQGLRLVIDGRGVHGDVDEINALNHYIGMRPLPGGRQPVLYRGEDDERDERGEPGRGAPIPELALFFPAVGLLAAGIVLSAVLPSRWLRWLVVAGAWALPVVFLADLQARLYVYGHTLDPHAAIRLPLFTPRVLGPTSVMNFNVTALPGAGLVLLVLSALILTWGPRVHLRPPARPAARPLAAVVGLVGAAVVLTAMPARAATFDLAAAVAAAPPGAVVEVPPGVYPGPLRLTRPVTLRGRGWPVIDGGRRGHVVVVAGPDVHLEGFVIRGSALAYSSEAAGVVVEGPRAVVRGNRIVDVLFGLYLAGARDALIERNTIATADLPPERRGHAVYLWRVRGARLRANRIVRGKDGFYFSFSEDTLVEGNTVTGCRYGIHYMYSHRNAFVANTFVDNAVGAAVMYSTDVRLVGNTFQGSRSAAVGVGLILKDVDRVLVRGNRIAGNATGVEVENAPQTAEGWVRLEGNLVAFNGVGLSLMSTAAITATGNAFVENLRPIEPRGAVRAGANTWAEHGRGNYWSDYAGFDADGDGVGDVPYRRTDVLEDLTVRAPALQALLFTPAHHALETAARLAPLLQGMPLVDDPAPLVRPPATGVPPAPGDAHDAWGILWVGLALLVPGVATVARVRRER